CCACGCATGCGCCGACCGGATCAACGTCAGGGTCGTGAGAAACCACCGCGATCTTGGCCCGGCTGCCCGGCTCGCGAGAAACCGAGATAATTTCAACGATCCCCTCGGAAATTTCCGGCACCTCAAATTTGAACATTTCCGTGACCATCCCCGGATGTGTCCGCGATAGCACCAGTTGCGGACCCTTGGGAGATATTTTCACATCGGAAAGATAGGCCCGGATGCGATCGCCCTGACGGTAATTTTCACGCGGAACCTGCTCTCGATTCGGTAAAATCGCTTCGGCACGACCCAGATCGATGATCAGGTCGCCATGCTCATAGCGTCGCACAATGCCGTTAAACAGCTCTCCAACGCGATCCTTGAATTCATTAAAAACCCCCTCACGCTCAGCTTCGCGAACTTTCTGAATGATCACCTGCTTGGCGGTCTGCGCAGCGATGCGACTGAAATGTGTTGCATCGAGTTTCATCCCGAGGGAATCGCCAACCTCGACATCGGGGTCAATCTCACGTGCTTCCTCAAGGTCGATCTCCTTGTAGGAGTCGAGCACTTCAGCAACGACGGTAACAAACTCAAAGAGTTCTACTTCCCCCATATCGTCATTAAAGTGCGCTTCGAGATCGCGCGTATTACGATATTTTTTATTTGCCGCAGTAAGAACAGCCGACTCTAAAGCTTCGACCAGTACCGAACGATCGATACCCTTATCTTTGACAACCTGATCAATAATGTGGTTAAGGTTGACCACCATTCTCTGAATCCCCCTGTAACGTTCTTGACGGTGTGCGCTGACGCGACATTCCGGTTGAAAAATCCTCTTCGAGACGGGCAGACTCGATCTCACTCAACGACAGTGTAACGATCCCGCCCTGCTTATCCTGCTGCTCAACACTGACGACACCGTCTTCAAGGCCAAGCAGTTTGCCGCTAAAAGTTTTGCGGTTATAGCCACGACCGTCCGGATCGATCCCCTGCTGAGTCAGTATTTTGACCAGTTGACCGGTAAAGCGGACGTAATCGGCAGCTTTTTTCAGTGGACGATCCAGGCCAGGAGAAGAAACCTCCAGACGATAAGCCGGGGCGATCGGATCTTCGACCTCAAACAGTGCACTGATTTCGTAACTTGTTTCAGCGCAGTCGTCAAGATTGACTCCGCCGTCTTTATCGATAAAAATCCGCAAGGCCCAACTGTGCCCTTCGCGGG
The sequence above is drawn from the Desulfuromonadaceae bacterium genome and encodes:
- a CDS encoding ribosome maturation factor RimP, translated to MVDLQKIEQLIFPILAEKELELVDLEFAREGHSWALRIFIDKDGGVNLDDCAETSYEISALFEVEDPIAPAYRLEVSSPGLDRPLKKAADYVRFTGQLVKILTQQGIDPDGRGYNRKTFSGKLLGLEDGVVSVEQQDKQGGIVTLSLSEIESARLEEDFSTGMSRQRTPSRTLQGDSENGGQP